One window of the Carnobacterium maltaromaticum DSM 20342 genome contains the following:
- a CDS encoding class I SAM-dependent methyltransferase, with amino-acid sequence MADHYYTNKPSAVSKEVAWTYTLKGHEFKFVTDQGVFSKKTVDFGSRLLIETLDLKELVDGPILDVGCGYGPMGLSLAKADPERQVEMVDVNERALGLAKQNASNNRISTVDIHVSDVYDQVKGKDFAAIVSNPPIRAGKEVVHSILTGAYHYLKVGGSLTVVIQKKQGAPSAKAKMEETFGNAEIIAKDKGYWIIQSIKQVN; translated from the coding sequence ATGGCAGATCACTATTATACAAATAAACCGTCCGCTGTCTCGAAAGAAGTAGCATGGACGTATACGCTAAAAGGTCATGAGTTTAAATTTGTTACAGATCAAGGGGTTTTTTCGAAAAAGACAGTTGATTTTGGTTCAAGATTGCTAATTGAAACGCTTGATTTGAAAGAATTAGTAGATGGTCCAATACTAGATGTTGGATGTGGGTACGGTCCAATGGGGTTGTCACTAGCTAAAGCAGATCCAGAACGACAAGTTGAAATGGTTGATGTCAACGAACGTGCCTTGGGTTTGGCAAAACAAAACGCGTCAAATAATCGGATTTCAACAGTCGATATTCATGTGTCTGATGTATATGATCAGGTGAAAGGCAAAGATTTTGCAGCGATTGTTAGTAATCCACCAATTCGGGCAGGAAAAGAAGTTGTTCATAGTATTTTGACCGGAGCGTATCATTATTTAAAAGTGGGTGGCAGCTTAACTGTTGTAATCCAAAAGAAACAAGGAGCGCCATCTGCAAAAGCGAAAATGGAAGAAACTTTTGGCAACGCTGAGATTATTGCTAAAGATAAAGGCTACTGGATTATTCAAAGTATTAAACAAGTAAATTAA
- a CDS encoding DUF969 domain-containing protein, translating into MEIIKLIGILIILVGFIFKFDTIAVVLVAALATALVSGISFTEFLALLGEAFVSNRLVTLFLLTLPMIGLSERFGLRQQAVVIIEKIKNLTPGRFLTIYMIIREIAGTLSIRVQGQTQFIRPIVNPMAQAAAVNKYGDVSEEDQDKIKARAAATENFGNFFAQNTFIAAAGVLLIQTTFDSLGYEVSNVSIALASVPVALIMLVMVAIYNMIFDKKMAKKYGVNVGAASKEKGER; encoded by the coding sequence GTGGAAATTATTAAATTGATTGGTATTTTAATTATTTTAGTTGGATTTATTTTTAAATTTGATACCATTGCTGTTGTTTTAGTTGCAGCATTGGCGACAGCTTTAGTTTCAGGGATTTCATTCACTGAGTTTTTGGCATTATTAGGAGAGGCATTTGTTTCAAATCGATTAGTTACTTTGTTTTTATTGACATTGCCAATGATTGGTTTGTCAGAACGGTTTGGGTTACGTCAGCAAGCCGTCGTGATTATTGAAAAAATTAAAAATTTAACACCGGGTAGATTCTTGACAATCTATATGATTATTCGAGAAATTGCAGGAACGCTTTCTATTCGTGTGCAAGGTCAGACGCAATTTATTCGTCCAATTGTAAATCCAATGGCTCAAGCAGCAGCAGTTAATAAATATGGTGACGTGAGTGAAGAAGATCAGGATAAAATAAAAGCTCGGGCAGCGGCAACAGAAAATTTCGGAAACTTTTTTGCCCAAAATACGTTTATTGCAGCGGCGGGAGTATTGCTTATTCAGACGACATTTGATTCATTAGGATATGAAGTTTCGAATGTTTCGATTGCATTAGCATCAGTTCCTGTTGCGTTGATTATGTTAGTAATGGTAGCAATTTATAATATGATTTTTGATAAAAAGATGGCTAAAAAATATGGCGTAAATGTCGGCGCAGCCTCTAAAGAAAAGGGGGAGCGTTAG
- a CDS encoding IS1380-like element IS1678 family transposase has protein sequence MTSLHKNQVKFNSNITISHTGGQLSSDSGLVLVKELMNTFGFSELAKQHIHIEDERAYFTHDNLSILEQFIMQLIAGYSADSAANLLRQDPVFKAVLDRKELASQSSLSRFLDRLSEENIHELQALNQELIDKARLIRNDTELIIDLDSTHSDTFGHQEQTDYNTHYQTYGYHPLVAFDGLTGDFLKAELRSGNQYTSKGVKEFLTPLLEHYNHSLPNTDILVRGDSGFATPGVYDSCESKKSHYVIRLKNNRRLGQIAEKSVLYGDNQKWEEREVQYFSTTYQAQSWSQSRRVCIRSTREAGELLFRHEFIVTNLSENVSPDTIFSLYAKRGTMENFIKEAKAGFYFDKTDSPRFLENHVRMMLSLIAYNLVNFLRTIGFEEVQKGMTIHSIRLKFLKVAGKLVQTGRRVYLKLSSYHVYQNEFYRVFARLRRASQWI, from the coding sequence ATGACTAGCTTACACAAAAACCAAGTAAAATTCAATTCAAATATCACTATTTCTCATACAGGTGGTCAATTATCGAGTGATTCGGGTCTCGTCCTAGTGAAAGAGCTGATGAACACCTTCGGTTTTTCTGAACTGGCTAAGCAACACATTCACATTGAAGACGAACGAGCATATTTTACTCATGACAACTTATCCATACTTGAGCAGTTCATTATGCAATTAATTGCTGGTTACTCAGCTGATTCTGCAGCTAATCTCCTGAGACAAGATCCTGTGTTTAAAGCTGTTTTAGATAGGAAAGAACTCGCTTCTCAATCTTCACTTTCTCGATTTTTAGATCGACTATCTGAGGAGAATATCCATGAACTTCAAGCTTTGAACCAAGAACTTATTGATAAAGCACGCCTCATCCGTAATGATACGGAATTAATCATTGATTTAGATTCGACCCATTCAGATACATTTGGTCACCAAGAACAAACGGATTATAATACCCACTACCAAACCTATGGTTATCATCCATTGGTAGCTTTTGACGGATTGACTGGTGACTTCTTAAAAGCTGAACTACGTTCAGGAAATCAATATACATCAAAAGGCGTAAAGGAGTTTCTCACACCTTTATTAGAGCACTATAATCACTCTCTACCAAACACTGACATCTTGGTTCGTGGAGACAGCGGGTTCGCTACACCTGGTGTGTATGATTCGTGTGAATCAAAAAAGAGTCATTATGTTATTCGACTGAAGAATAATCGTAGACTAGGTCAAATAGCTGAGAAATCAGTACTTTATGGCGATAATCAAAAGTGGGAAGAACGAGAAGTTCAGTACTTCTCCACCACTTATCAAGCACAATCCTGGTCACAAAGTCGTCGCGTGTGTATACGCTCAACACGTGAAGCGGGCGAACTACTCTTTCGACATGAGTTTATCGTGACGAATCTATCAGAAAATGTTTCTCCTGATACCATCTTTTCTCTCTATGCCAAACGTGGCACAATGGAGAACTTCATTAAAGAAGCGAAAGCTGGCTTTTACTTTGACAAGACAGACAGTCCTCGCTTTTTGGAGAATCATGTCCGAATGATGCTCAGCTTGATAGCTTACAACTTAGTCAACTTCTTAAGAACGATTGGCTTTGAGGAAGTCCAAAAGGGAATGACCATTCATTCTATTCGATTGAAGTTTCTGAAAGTTGCTGGGAAATTAGTCCAAACGGGTAGACGAGTCTATCTCAAATTATCTAGTTATCATGTGTATCAGAATGAATTCTACAGGGTCTTTGCTCGCCTGAGGCGAGCCAGTCAATGGATCTAA